Proteins from a single region of Argopecten irradians isolate NY chromosome 7, Ai_NY, whole genome shotgun sequence:
- the LOC138328214 gene encoding protein inturned-like isoform X2, translating into MCGASHNGFSTDDTGYGTDNEVDTLTRLSKKLDDSSFSTSTLSSESVQLRKSGRKSLKHKNKSKVNNLVWRNGVTFEPDLVCTCAIEDNSDVIDFFNMENIREINLKVNLQNSKVPSVDKSKKIGHVGRALCKSLLGIVPGHFQSVNKTKKSNGMRLCVRGFVRDGPASRHSNIHIGDCLRLVNGREVTWDNIDDVFTSITDSKQVKIVVQDVSRAATIPELMKEKTSTDEESLVRLVTGLCFDDTNQSEPEETTPYSIIYVDTDKLKSEENVRDEDIVYKFPAYHDLLPSLRGCFVTIYQLLIEISQSSVKRTTFRHEGETIHVSYHKEESGLLLVMYPTKKITPALLPSLVEDIVRVLRVQYGSVAEAFSSTDHTQELDTFFSLFHHSLGVYTLKSHPAFTAGHGATKCLSCFTNVQYLPLYTSFKDKLEKIVNSFEAADFFDMSDSFYGCRRSFTILGSSVFYKGQLLCNHLPKNDLNDLHIYLRYHNLLTLCRRGGMDQLVIWREVHPTRQWYDLSEEQMFGYSEPVTARWFWLIVGYKHSLLCVLLEAGGCTTKLPAKCMPDPFYIDHCRATLMQIVALGLPAHCDTSYSSPVQTLLSSKGSNSPLPTSPSRIITGDLSSSLRRQAHTLSRKDSFHSDGSSASNSSGGSGVKKGTPTKMRLSQVDGSHSIDLAQDDLKNRNIKLTVGAENCLLHFLHIDKIDGIFVSPTLGTQEMDKDITDNFHLCCTQIKHMFDKYRYRKKYPDREECEHDYRLPSIPDPSFYHIREEGVLFHVPQGDTEQKVAESYWVVGRQRSKTELYVCFKDGTPQHLVELAFRMGFGLKV; encoded by the exons ATGTGTGGAGCTTCTCACAATGGATTTTCTACAGATGACACTGGCTATGGAACAGACAATGAAGTAGACACGTTAACACGACTGTCAAAGAAACTTGATGATTCTTCATTTTCTACCTCAACTTTATCTTCAGAAAGTGTTCAATTAAGAAAGAGCGGAAGAAAATCGctcaaacataaaaataaatcaaaagtaaataatttAGTGTGGAGAAATGGTGTGACATTTGAGCCAGATCTGGTATGTACTTGTGCAATAGAAGATAACAGTGATGTTATCGATTTTTTTAATATGGAAAATATCAGAGAGattaatttaaaagttaatCTACAGAATTCCAAAGTACCATCTGTAGATAAGTCTAAGAAGATTGGCCATGTTGGAAGGGCTTTGTGTAAAAGTCTGCTTGGAATAGTTCCAGGACATTTTCAATCTGTTAATAAGACTAAAAAATCCAATGGAATGCGACTTTGTGTTCGAGGATTTGTAAGAGACGGACCCGCATCAAGGCATTCTAATATCCATATCG GTGATTGCCTGCGACTTGTGAATGGACGAGAAGTGACGTGGgataatattgatgatgttTTCACTAGTATTACCGACAGTAAACAG GTGAAGATAGTAGTACAAGATGTATCCCGGGCCGCCACAATCCCTGAATTGATGAAGGAGAAGACGTCGACAGACGAAGAGTCGCTAGTCAGACTCGTAACTGGTCTTTGTTTTGACGACACTAATCAGTCAGAACCAGAGGAGACAACTCCATACTCCATCATCTATGTCGACACTGACAAACTGAAATCGGAAGAAAATGTCCGAGat GAAGATATTGTATACAAATTCCCAGCATATCATGATCTACTTCCAAGTTTGAGGGGTTGTTTTGTCACCATTTATCAACTGTTAATAGAAATCTCCCAGTCAAGTGTCAAAAG aACAACGTTTCGGCACgaaggggagacaatccatGTCAGTTACCACAAAGAAGAATCTGGATTGTTGCTAGTTATGTACCCGACCAAAAA GATTACTCCAGCATTATTACCATCACTAGTAGAAGACATTGTACGGGTTCTCCGAGTCCAGTATGGGTCAGTGGCCGAGGCCTTTTCCTCTACTGACCACACCCAAGAACTGGACACATTCTTTTCTCTGTTTCATCACTCTCTGGGAGTGTATACGCTTAAATCTCACCCCGCCTTTACTGCTGGACACGGTGCTACAAAATGTCTTAGCTGTTTTACCAATGTGCAATACTTACCTCTCTACACTAGTTTTAAG GATAAATTAGAGAAAATAGTCAATAGTTTTGAAGCTGCAGATTTTTTTGATATG TCAGACAGTTTTTATGGATGCAGAAGATCCTTTACTATCTTAGGCTCCAGTGTGTTCTATAAG GGCCAGTTATTGTGCAATCATTTACCAAAGAATGACCTCAATGACCTTCACATTTACCTACGTTACCATAACTTGCTGACCCTATGTAGACGTGGTGGAATGGACCAACTGGTCATCTGGCGGGAGGTTCACCCCACTCGACAGTGGTACGACCTCAGTGAAGAGCAGATGTTTGGATACTCGGAGCCTGTAACTGCTCGCTGGTTCTGGCTCATTGTGGGATAT AAGCATAGCCTGCTGTGTGTACTGTTGGAGGCAGGTGGCTGTACAACAAA ATTACCCGCCAAGTGTATGCCTGATCCATTTTACATTGATCATTGCCGAGCCACCCTGATGCAGATTGTCGCTCTGGGTCTACCCGCCCACTGTGACACAAG CTATAGCAGCCCTGTACAAACACTGCTGTCTTCCAAGGGAAGCAACTCTCCATTACCAACCTCTCCCTCAAGGATCATCACAG GTGACCTCTCCAGCTCCCTAAGGAGACAGGCGCATACTCTCTCCAGGAAGGACTCCTTCCACTCGGACGGATCATCAGCAAGTAACTCCAGTGGTGGAAGTGGtgtgaag AAAGGAACTCCTACTAAGATGCGCCTTTCCCAAGTAGATGGTAGTCATAGCATAGACCTTGCACAGGATGACTTAAAGAATAGGAATATCAA GTTGACTGTTGGTGCTGAAAATTGTCTGCTCCATTTCCTACACATCGACAAGATAGATGGAATATTTGTCAGCCCTACGTTGGGGACACAGGAGATGGACAAGGATATCACTGACAACTTTCACCTCTGTTGTACGCAGATCAAACATATGTTTGACAAGTACAGATATCGAAAG aAGTACCCAGACAGAGAGGAATGTGAGCATGACTATCGTCTCCCGTCCATCCCTGATCCAAGTTTTTATCACATTCGGGAAGAAGGGGTATTATTTCATGTGCCTCAGGGTGATACAGAGCAAAAGGTTGCAGAGTCATATTGGGTGGTCGG gCGACAGCGATCCAAGACTGAACTTTATGTTTGCTTCAAGGATGGTACTCCTCAGCATCTAGTGGAGCTGGCATTTAGAATGGGGTTTGGTCTCAAGGTATAA
- the LOC138328214 gene encoding protein inturned-like isoform X1, with amino-acid sequence MFGLRAPISKTTAGNDFDSVQTILSNSVYKDVSSFWASRTDSKGHVLYLEVSPESEELRKTSIGHVCMCGASHNGFSTDDTGYGTDNEVDTLTRLSKKLDDSSFSTSTLSSESVQLRKSGRKSLKHKNKSKVNNLVWRNGVTFEPDLVCTCAIEDNSDVIDFFNMENIREINLKVNLQNSKVPSVDKSKKIGHVGRALCKSLLGIVPGHFQSVNKTKKSNGMRLCVRGFVRDGPASRHSNIHIGDCLRLVNGREVTWDNIDDVFTSITDSKQVKIVVQDVSRAATIPELMKEKTSTDEESLVRLVTGLCFDDTNQSEPEETTPYSIIYVDTDKLKSEENVRDEDIVYKFPAYHDLLPSLRGCFVTIYQLLIEISQSSVKRTTFRHEGETIHVSYHKEESGLLLVMYPTKKITPALLPSLVEDIVRVLRVQYGSVAEAFSSTDHTQELDTFFSLFHHSLGVYTLKSHPAFTAGHGATKCLSCFTNVQYLPLYTSFKDKLEKIVNSFEAADFFDMSDSFYGCRRSFTILGSSVFYKGQLLCNHLPKNDLNDLHIYLRYHNLLTLCRRGGMDQLVIWREVHPTRQWYDLSEEQMFGYSEPVTARWFWLIVGYKHSLLCVLLEAGGCTTKLPAKCMPDPFYIDHCRATLMQIVALGLPAHCDTSYSSPVQTLLSSKGSNSPLPTSPSRIITGDLSSSLRRQAHTLSRKDSFHSDGSSASNSSGGSGVKKGTPTKMRLSQVDGSHSIDLAQDDLKNRNIKLTVGAENCLLHFLHIDKIDGIFVSPTLGTQEMDKDITDNFHLCCTQIKHMFDKYRYRKKYPDREECEHDYRLPSIPDPSFYHIREEGVLFHVPQGDTEQKVAESYWVVGRQRSKTELYVCFKDGTPQHLVELAFRMGFGLKV; translated from the exons GGACATGTTTGTATGTGTGGAGCTTCTCACAATGGATTTTCTACAGATGACACTGGCTATGGAACAGACAATGAAGTAGACACGTTAACACGACTGTCAAAGAAACTTGATGATTCTTCATTTTCTACCTCAACTTTATCTTCAGAAAGTGTTCAATTAAGAAAGAGCGGAAGAAAATCGctcaaacataaaaataaatcaaaagtaaataatttAGTGTGGAGAAATGGTGTGACATTTGAGCCAGATCTGGTATGTACTTGTGCAATAGAAGATAACAGTGATGTTATCGATTTTTTTAATATGGAAAATATCAGAGAGattaatttaaaagttaatCTACAGAATTCCAAAGTACCATCTGTAGATAAGTCTAAGAAGATTGGCCATGTTGGAAGGGCTTTGTGTAAAAGTCTGCTTGGAATAGTTCCAGGACATTTTCAATCTGTTAATAAGACTAAAAAATCCAATGGAATGCGACTTTGTGTTCGAGGATTTGTAAGAGACGGACCCGCATCAAGGCATTCTAATATCCATATCG GTGATTGCCTGCGACTTGTGAATGGACGAGAAGTGACGTGGgataatattgatgatgttTTCACTAGTATTACCGACAGTAAACAG GTGAAGATAGTAGTACAAGATGTATCCCGGGCCGCCACAATCCCTGAATTGATGAAGGAGAAGACGTCGACAGACGAAGAGTCGCTAGTCAGACTCGTAACTGGTCTTTGTTTTGACGACACTAATCAGTCAGAACCAGAGGAGACAACTCCATACTCCATCATCTATGTCGACACTGACAAACTGAAATCGGAAGAAAATGTCCGAGat GAAGATATTGTATACAAATTCCCAGCATATCATGATCTACTTCCAAGTTTGAGGGGTTGTTTTGTCACCATTTATCAACTGTTAATAGAAATCTCCCAGTCAAGTGTCAAAAG aACAACGTTTCGGCACgaaggggagacaatccatGTCAGTTACCACAAAGAAGAATCTGGATTGTTGCTAGTTATGTACCCGACCAAAAA GATTACTCCAGCATTATTACCATCACTAGTAGAAGACATTGTACGGGTTCTCCGAGTCCAGTATGGGTCAGTGGCCGAGGCCTTTTCCTCTACTGACCACACCCAAGAACTGGACACATTCTTTTCTCTGTTTCATCACTCTCTGGGAGTGTATACGCTTAAATCTCACCCCGCCTTTACTGCTGGACACGGTGCTACAAAATGTCTTAGCTGTTTTACCAATGTGCAATACTTACCTCTCTACACTAGTTTTAAG GATAAATTAGAGAAAATAGTCAATAGTTTTGAAGCTGCAGATTTTTTTGATATG TCAGACAGTTTTTATGGATGCAGAAGATCCTTTACTATCTTAGGCTCCAGTGTGTTCTATAAG GGCCAGTTATTGTGCAATCATTTACCAAAGAATGACCTCAATGACCTTCACATTTACCTACGTTACCATAACTTGCTGACCCTATGTAGACGTGGTGGAATGGACCAACTGGTCATCTGGCGGGAGGTTCACCCCACTCGACAGTGGTACGACCTCAGTGAAGAGCAGATGTTTGGATACTCGGAGCCTGTAACTGCTCGCTGGTTCTGGCTCATTGTGGGATAT AAGCATAGCCTGCTGTGTGTACTGTTGGAGGCAGGTGGCTGTACAACAAA ATTACCCGCCAAGTGTATGCCTGATCCATTTTACATTGATCATTGCCGAGCCACCCTGATGCAGATTGTCGCTCTGGGTCTACCCGCCCACTGTGACACAAG CTATAGCAGCCCTGTACAAACACTGCTGTCTTCCAAGGGAAGCAACTCTCCATTACCAACCTCTCCCTCAAGGATCATCACAG GTGACCTCTCCAGCTCCCTAAGGAGACAGGCGCATACTCTCTCCAGGAAGGACTCCTTCCACTCGGACGGATCATCAGCAAGTAACTCCAGTGGTGGAAGTGGtgtgaag AAAGGAACTCCTACTAAGATGCGCCTTTCCCAAGTAGATGGTAGTCATAGCATAGACCTTGCACAGGATGACTTAAAGAATAGGAATATCAA GTTGACTGTTGGTGCTGAAAATTGTCTGCTCCATTTCCTACACATCGACAAGATAGATGGAATATTTGTCAGCCCTACGTTGGGGACACAGGAGATGGACAAGGATATCACTGACAACTTTCACCTCTGTTGTACGCAGATCAAACATATGTTTGACAAGTACAGATATCGAAAG aAGTACCCAGACAGAGAGGAATGTGAGCATGACTATCGTCTCCCGTCCATCCCTGATCCAAGTTTTTATCACATTCGGGAAGAAGGGGTATTATTTCATGTGCCTCAGGGTGATACAGAGCAAAAGGTTGCAGAGTCATATTGGGTGGTCGG gCGACAGCGATCCAAGACTGAACTTTATGTTTGCTTCAAGGATGGTACTCCTCAGCATCTAGTGGAGCTGGCATTTAGAATGGGGTTTGGTCTCAAGGTATAA